ACGACGGCGGTGTGCGGCTCCTCGCCGGCGAACTCGTCGGCGACGGTCGCGAACATCGCCTTCATCTCCGCCGGGACCCCCGGGAACACGTAGACCCCGTCGATCACACAGCCGGGTGCGACTCCCTCCTCGTTGTGGATCACGCGTGCGCCCTCCGGGAGGTGAGTCGTGCCCTCGGTGAGGTCGTCGGCCGCGTAGCCGCCGTGGTCGGTGAGGTACGCGAGCGCGTCGCCGTTGGCCGCGAGGTCGACGCCGACGGCGGCGGCGACCCCGTCCATCGTCACGTCGTCGTGGGTCGGCCCCACGCCACCGGTGACGAGCACCGCGTCGTAGGCGTCGCGGTACGCGTCGACGACGTCGGCGATGTCGTCGACCCGGTCGGGGACGGTCGTCACCCGCTCGACGGCGACGCCGCGAGCCGTCAACTGCTGGGCGAGCCACGAGGCGTTCGTGTTGACCGTGTCGCCGGCGAGGAGTTCGTCGCCGACGGTGACGAGTGCGACCTGCATGGCTGGAAGGAAGGCGTGTCGTGCGAATAAATCCGCTGGCGGGCCGAAGTCAGTTCGGCCCGCCGGACGACCGAGCGCGCCGCGCCGGCTCAGAGGTAGCCGGCGTTCGGCAGCACGCCCAGCAGCGCCAACACCGCCACGACGAGCATCGCGAGCGCGATGGCCATCGCCGGCGGGTCGACGTGGGTGCCCGAGTGGGCGTAGAGGATCCGCTGGGTCACCTCGCCGAGCAGGCCGCTGACCACGCCAAACACGCCCGCCGCGAGCAGCGCGACGACGCTCCCCGCCATCGGGTCGACGACGACCGCTCCGACGGCCCCGATGAGCGTGATGTGGTGGGTGACTGGGATCTTCTCGACGCCGAGTTGGAGGAACAGCAGGCTCATCGCCGAGATGGCGTAGCCCAGGAAGATGCTCCCCGTCTGGATCCAGATGTAGCCGCCGAGGATGCCGCCCACGAGTCCGATGGTGGCGACGCCGGCCCACTTGTACTGGTGGGGGAGCCACGGCTCGGTCGCGAGGCGATTCGGGTACAGGCCGTCGGCGGTGCCGCCGTCGGCGGCGGCCGCGGGCTCTTCGCGCTCGAACGGCGACATGTCGAGGAAGCCCCCGCCGGCGGGTCGACCGACCAGCGGGTAGCCGAACGTGAGCCGGGCGATGAGCGCCGTGAGCACGACCGACAGCGCGATCGTGTCGGTCGGCGTGCCGACGGCGGCGGCGACCTGGTTGATCAACATCCCCAGAACGCCGAACACCGCGCCGACGGCGAGAATGTCAGGCTGCGTGCCGAAGGCGTACAGGATGTTCTTCCCGAAGTGGTAGTCCCAGCCGTCGGGCTTCATCTCCGGGTACTTCATGCCGGCGTACGCGGACGCCGCCACGCCGCCCGCGAAGGCGATGTGGGGGCCGGTGATCGCGCCGAAGCCGATCACGCCGGTGACGTTCGTCCCGAGCGTCGCGTCGATGGCGGGGACCGCGGCGACCTCCCGCTGGAGGTACGCGAGCCCCTCACCGAGGAAGACGACGAACCCGGTGAAGATGAACGCCGGGAGCGCGCCGATCGCTGCGCCGAACGCCCCGCCCGCGAGCGCGGTGATGAACAGGAGGATGAAGGCCTCCCACTCCATTCCGAGAAGCGGGACTTGGATGATGAGTTCGTGCATACACGATCACTCCTCTTGGGCCCAGTCGAGCGAGCGTTCGACGGCGTCACCCCAGCGGTCGTACATCGCGTCGGCCTCGTCGGCGTCCATCTCCGGCGAGAACTCGCGGTCGACCTGCCAGTTCTCGCGGAGGTCGTCGACCGAGTCCCAGTAGCCGACCGCGAGGCCGGCGGCGTACGCGGAGCCGAGGGCGGTCGTCTCGTCGACCTCAGGGCGGGCGATTTCCGTGCCGAGGATGTCCGCCTGAAGCTGACACAGGAAGTTGTTCTTCACCGCGCCGCCGTCGACGCGCAGACTCTTCGTCTCCACGCCGGAGTCGGCCTCCATCGCCTCGGCGACGTCGCGCGTCTGGTAGGCGATGGCCTCCAGCGTCGCCCGGACGATGTGCTCTTTGCGCGTCCCGCGGGTCATCCCGACGATGGTGCCGCGTGCGCGCCCGTCCCAGTGGGGAGCACCGAGCCCCGTGAACGCCGGCACCATGTACACGCCGTCGGTCGAGTCGACCGACCGCGCGAGTTCGGCGGTCTGGGCGGCGTTGCTGATGAGATCGACGTCCTCCAGCCACTCGATTGCGGCGCCGGTGACGAAGATCGACCCCTCGAGGGCGTACTGGACGGGCTCACCGGACATCTGGAAGCCAATCGTCGTGAGCAGGCCGTGGTCGGACTCGACCGCCTCCGTCCCGGTGTTCATCAGGTAGAACGACCCGGTGCCGTACGTGTTCTTCGCGTCGCCCGTGTCGAAGCAGGTCTGCCCGAACATCGCGGCCTGCTGGTCGCCGAGCGCACCCGCGACGGGGACCTCCTCACCGAGGAAGCCGTCGGCGTCCGTGTAGCCGTAGTACTCCTCGTCGGAGGAGGGGCGAACCTCCGGGAGCATCGACTCGGGCACGCCGAACTCATCGAGGAGTTCGTCGTCCCACTCGAGGTCGCGGATGTTGTACAGCATCGTCCGCGAGGCGTTCGAGACGTCGGTGATGTGGTTGCCCGTGAGGTTGTAGATGAGCCACGTGTCGATGGTTCCCATCAGGAGTTCGCCACTCTCTGCGCGGTCGCGGACGCTCTCGCCCCGCGAGGCCTGCAGCTTCAGCGGCTCGGCGTTGTCGAGGATCCACTCGGTCTTCGTCGCCGAGAAGTAGGCGTCGGCCTCCAGCCCCGTCTTGCCGCGGATCCACTCGACTTTGTCCTCGGCCTGCAGTTCCTCGACGCGGTCGGTGGTCCGCCGGTCTTGCCACACGAGCGCGTTGTGGACCGGGCGGCCGGTCTCGGCGTCCCAGACGACCGTCGTCTCGCGCTGGTTGGTGATGCCGATCGCATCCAACTGGCTCGCCTCCAGCCCCGCGTCGTCGAGGGCGTCGGTGACGACCTGCTGGGTGTTCTCCCAGATCTCCGTGGGGTCGTGCTCGACCCATCCCGGCTTCGGGTAGATCTGCTCGTGCTTCTCGTAGGCGTTGGCGACCACCTGCCCAGCGTGGTCGAACACCATGAAGCGGGTGCCTGTCGTTCCCTGATCGATCGCGCCGACGTAGCGTTCTGCCATGTGGTGTGTCCTCCGTGTCGAGCCCCGAGCGGTCGGAACTCTCTAGCGCAAACCATTATAGTGAAAGAACATAAACGTTATCGACACACGCCGACCGACAGTAAACAATCGGCGCGACGGCGCGCACCGGGAGCGGGCGCTCGGCCGGTCGCGGGGTTCCGAGACCGTGTCGATTAGAACCCCCGCCGTACAAGCGCCGTTACTCACCGATTCGGCCCCTCTGCGACCGGGCCGACGCACACGACCATGGACATCGAGGACCGCATCGCGCGTCGTCGCCGGACCGGCGACCGTCACCGACTCGTGCTCGACGAGGACCCGTTGAGTCCCGTCTGGCACCCCGAAGAACCGATCGGGCGCGGCCCACTCGTCGAACGCCTCCTCGACCACTTCGACCCCGTGTTCGACGGCACCGTCCCGCCGAACGGCTACCTGTACGGCCCCGGCGGGACGGGGAAGTCCGCGGTCACGACCGCCCTCGTCGAGCGACTGGCCGGGTCGCTGTCTCCGCCAACGGACGCCGTCTACACGACCACGCGCGGCGGGAGCGCCCCCGGCGTCTCGTTCGTCCGCGTGGACCTCCGCGAGGCGGACTCGGCGTTCGAGTTCGCACACGCCGTCCTCGACGGCCTCGTGCCCGAATCGGTCCCCCGGAGCGGCGTCGGCACAGACGAGATTCACGAGCGGTTGGAACGACGCGTCCGCGGCGGCGGACCGGTCGTGGTCGTCGCGGACCACGTCGCCGAACCCGAGACGGTCGACGTGGCGACCGTCGACGACCGCCTCGCGGGCGTCGCTGGCGCCTTCGCATGGCTCGCCATCGGTCGTGAGGAGCCATCGGCGGCGGGCGTCCCGCCCGAGACCGCCGTCGTCGAAGTCGACCCGTACTCGCAGGCGGCGCTGACGGACCTGTTGGCCGCTCGCGCGGACGCCGGTCTCGGGCAGGGGTCGCTGAGCCACGCCTCCATCCGGCGCGTCGCCGAGTGGGCGGAGGGCGACGCAGAGTTCGCTCTCTCGGCGGTGTTGGGGGCGGTCGAAGCCGCATCCGCCGCCGGCGAGGCCGTCGTCGACGACGCCGACATCGAGGCCGGCATGCGGGCGGTTCCGTGGCCGTGTGTCCCCCTCGGACGGGTGCTCGCGCTCCCCGCGAACCGGATCCGGGCGCTCCGGTGTCTCGTCGCGCTCGCCCCCGAGCAGCGCGCGCCCGTCAGCGGCTGTGCGGCGCGGATCGCTGGCGAACTCGACCTCACCGCCTCCACCGTCGAGCGGTTCCTCTACGAACTCGCCGAGACCGGCGTCGTCGAACGCGTGCAGGTCGACGACCACGGCGGCCCCGGCCGGCCGCCGAGCCGCGTGGAACCGCGCTTCGCGACACTCGCGTTCCAACGGCTCAGCCGACGGCGGTTCGACCGCACGACCGTCTGAGTCGGGGCGCCGGCGTCCCGCGGTATCTTTACTCTCGCTTCCCGACTACCGATAACGTAATGGCCGGCGCCCCCGTGTAGTATGACACACGGAGCCACAGTATGAGCGAACGGACCGAGGTGCTCGTGATCGGCGGCGGGTCGACAGGCTGCGGCGTGGCGCGAGACCTCGCCATCCGCGGCGTCGACGTGACGCTCGTCGAGCAGGGCAACCTCACACACGGGACGACGGGGCGGATGCACGGACTCCTCCACAGCGGCGGCCGGTACGCCGTCTCCGACCAGGCCAGCGCCCGGGAGTGTATCGAGGAGAATCGGGTGTTGCGCGACATCGCGAGCCACTGCGTCGAGATGACCGGCGGGCTGTTCGTGAAGCGACCGGAGGACACCGAGGAGTACTTCCAGAAGAAGTTGGAGGGCTGTCGCGAGTGTGGCATTCCCGCGGAGGTGCTCTCTGCAGAGGAGGCTCGCGAGGTCGAACCGTTCCTCGCCGGCGACATCGACAAGGCGATCCGGGTTCCCGACGGCGCCATCGACCCGTTCCGCCTGTGCGTCGCCAACGCCGCCGACGCCGAACAACACGGTGCGCGCATCGAGACGCACTCGCCGGTGACGGACGTGCTCGTCGAGGACGGCGAGATCGTCGGCGTCGAGGTGACCCACGAATCCGGGCCGGGCAAGCGCGTCCACGGCACCGAGGGCGGCACGGAGGCGATCTACGCCGACCACATCGTCAACGCGACGGGCGCGTGGGCGGGTCGCATCGGCGACATGGCCGGCGTGACCGTCGAGGTGCGGCCGAGCAAGGGCGTGATGACGGTGATGAACGTCCGCGAGGTCGACACGGTGATCAACCGCTGTCAGCCGAAGGGCGACGCCGACATCGTCGTCCCCCACGAGACGACCTGCATCCTCGGCACGACCGACGAGGAGGTCGAAGACCCCGAGGACTACCCCGAGGAGGCGTGGGAGGTCGACCTCATGATCGAGGAGCTGTCGAAGCTCGTTCCCATGCTCGAAGACGCCCGCACGATCCGGTCGTACTGGGGCGTACGCCCGCTGTACGAGCCCCCGGGCACCGGCACCGCCGACCCGACGGACATCACGCGGGACTTCTTCCTGCTCGACCACGCCGAGCGCGACGACCTGCCCGGGATGACCTCCATCGTCGGCGGGAAGTTCACCACCTACCGGCTGATGGCCGAGAAAATCTCCGACCACGTCTGCGACCTGCTCGGCGTCGACGCCGAGTGTACGACCGCCGACGAGCCCCTCC
The DNA window shown above is from Halobaculum marinum and carries:
- a CDS encoding competence/damage-inducible protein A; the protein is MQVALVTVGDELLAGDTVNTNASWLAQQLTARGVAVERVTTVPDRVDDIADVVDAYRDAYDAVLVTGGVGPTHDDVTMDGVAAAVGVDLAANGDALAYLTDHGGYAADDLTEGTTHLPEGARVIHNEEGVAPGCVIDGVYVFPGVPAEMKAMFATVADEFAGEEPHTAVVETGEPESTLLDRLAAVQERFDVTVGSYPGEHVRVKFTSTDEAVVAEAATWFRERVEPVETADE
- the glpK gene encoding glycerol kinase GlpK; the protein is MAERYVGAIDQGTTGTRFMVFDHAGQVVANAYEKHEQIYPKPGWVEHDPTEIWENTQQVVTDALDDAGLEASQLDAIGITNQRETTVVWDAETGRPVHNALVWQDRRTTDRVEELQAEDKVEWIRGKTGLEADAYFSATKTEWILDNAEPLKLQASRGESVRDRAESGELLMGTIDTWLIYNLTGNHITDVSNASRTMLYNIRDLEWDDELLDEFGVPESMLPEVRPSSDEEYYGYTDADGFLGEEVPVAGALGDQQAAMFGQTCFDTGDAKNTYGTGSFYLMNTGTEAVESDHGLLTTIGFQMSGEPVQYALEGSIFVTGAAIEWLEDVDLISNAAQTAELARSVDSTDGVYMVPAFTGLGAPHWDGRARGTIVGMTRGTRKEHIVRATLEAIAYQTRDVAEAMEADSGVETKSLRVDGGAVKNNFLCQLQADILGTEIARPEVDETTALGSAYAAGLAVGYWDSVDDLRENWQVDREFSPEMDADEADAMYDRWGDAVERSLDWAQEE
- a CDS encoding Cdc6/Cdc18 family protein, which translates into the protein MDIEDRIARRRRTGDRHRLVLDEDPLSPVWHPEEPIGRGPLVERLLDHFDPVFDGTVPPNGYLYGPGGTGKSAVTTALVERLAGSLSPPTDAVYTTTRGGSAPGVSFVRVDLREADSAFEFAHAVLDGLVPESVPRSGVGTDEIHERLERRVRGGGPVVVVADHVAEPETVDVATVDDRLAGVAGAFAWLAIGREEPSAAGVPPETAVVEVDPYSQAALTDLLAARADAGLGQGSLSHASIRRVAEWAEGDAEFALSAVLGAVEAASAAGEAVVDDADIEAGMRAVPWPCVPLGRVLALPANRIRALRCLVALAPEQRAPVSGCAARIAGELDLTASTVERFLYELAETGVVERVQVDDHGGPGRPPSRVEPRFATLAFQRLSRRRFDRTTV
- the glpA gene encoding anaerobic glycerol-3-phosphate dehydrogenase subunit GlpA, encoding MSERTEVLVIGGGSTGCGVARDLAIRGVDVTLVEQGNLTHGTTGRMHGLLHSGGRYAVSDQASARECIEENRVLRDIASHCVEMTGGLFVKRPEDTEEYFQKKLEGCRECGIPAEVLSAEEAREVEPFLAGDIDKAIRVPDGAIDPFRLCVANAADAEQHGARIETHSPVTDVLVEDGEIVGVEVTHESGPGKRVHGTEGGTEAIYADHIVNATGAWAGRIGDMAGVTVEVRPSKGVMTVMNVREVDTVINRCQPKGDADIVVPHETTCILGTTDEEVEDPEDYPEEAWEVDLMIEELSKLVPMLEDARTIRSYWGVRPLYEPPGTGTADPTDITRDFFLLDHAERDDLPGMTSIVGGKFTTYRLMAEKISDHVCDLLGVDAECTTADEPLPGSEDFSVLRDYMDEFGLRSPIGRRSVQRLGSRADEVLKTDEANPVVCQCEAVTRAELRDAIGESGTDLNDVRLRTRASMGNCQGGFCAHRMANELHDFGGYDQPTVDAALDELWQERWKGQRHALWGQQLSQAMLNHLLHATTMNRDGAAPEDFAAFDTGEAPDTAGGLDDAGDATGATAPDGGIPVDADAMDRRDGGDAGGD